A single Gallaecimonas xiamenensis 3-C-1 DNA region contains:
- the mshL gene encoding pilus (MSHA type) biogenesis protein MshL gives MRFELKTGMVLAAALLAACQSPAQRSTNREVAELKRQLAKEAAPKPAQAQPPEAVQRELLAGLAAPKPLPEQRIDVSAKDSDVRDLLAGLVKGSPYSLALHPGVSGKVSLDLHNVTLAEVFSVLEDLYGYDIRRQGNLVRVYPAGLRTQTIPVDYLLMTRKGLSMTTITSGRLSNNDRNSNGYYGNNGLNNNGLGSNDGLGNGNNQMTSGTRVESRSETDFWANLEGVLWSMIGKGEGRMVAVDPMAGLATVRADPDELRAVRDFLSQTEAHLRRQVILEAKIVEVTLNDDYQQGINWQKAIFDGRTSSQFNLTTSGVTPANALTAALGGVTSLTFSNTDFGAVINLLDTQGDTQVLSSPRVTATNNQKAVIKVGNDEYFVTDVSSQLTNNTTNNTVSSDIELTPFFSGIALDVTPQISADGQVLLHVHPSVTDVEEQVKTLTISGADQPTTLPLARSAIRESDTVVKASSGDVVVIGGLMRTNTRQQVSKTPLLGDIPWLGELFTSRRDLKEKTELVIMLKPTVVGTAGWQSEIERSKALLDKWYPKAK, from the coding sequence ATGCGGTTTGAACTGAAAACCGGGATGGTGTTGGCGGCAGCCTTGCTGGCGGCCTGCCAAAGCCCGGCCCAGCGCAGCACCAACAGGGAAGTGGCCGAGCTCAAGCGCCAGTTGGCCAAGGAGGCCGCCCCTAAACCGGCCCAGGCCCAGCCGCCCGAAGCGGTGCAGCGGGAATTGCTGGCCGGCCTGGCCGCCCCCAAGCCGCTGCCAGAGCAGCGGATCGACGTCTCCGCCAAGGACAGTGACGTGCGGGATCTGCTGGCCGGCTTGGTCAAGGGCAGCCCCTATTCCCTGGCCCTGCATCCCGGTGTCAGCGGCAAGGTCAGCCTGGATCTGCACAATGTCACCCTGGCCGAGGTGTTCTCGGTACTGGAAGACCTCTACGGCTATGACATCCGCCGCCAGGGCAACCTAGTGCGGGTTTACCCGGCCGGGCTGCGCACCCAGACCATACCGGTGGACTACCTGCTGATGACCCGCAAGGGCCTGTCCATGACCACCATCACCTCCGGGCGGCTGTCCAACAACGACCGCAACAGCAACGGCTATTACGGCAACAACGGCTTGAACAACAACGGCCTGGGCTCCAATGATGGCCTGGGCAACGGCAACAACCAGATGACCTCGGGCACCCGGGTCGAGTCCCGTTCCGAGACCGACTTTTGGGCCAACCTCGAAGGGGTGCTGTGGTCGATGATCGGCAAGGGCGAAGGCCGCATGGTGGCGGTGGACCCCATGGCCGGCCTGGCCACGGTGCGGGCCGACCCGGACGAGCTGCGGGCGGTGCGGGATTTTCTCAGCCAGACCGAGGCCCACCTGCGCCGCCAGGTGATCCTGGAGGCCAAAATCGTCGAGGTCACCCTTAACGACGACTACCAGCAGGGCATCAACTGGCAAAAGGCCATCTTCGACGGCCGCACCAGCAGCCAGTTCAACCTCACCACCTCTGGGGTCACCCCGGCCAATGCCCTGACCGCCGCCCTGGGGGGCGTCACCTCCCTGACCTTCAGCAACACCGATTTTGGCGCCGTCATCAACCTGCTGGACACTCAGGGCGACACCCAGGTGCTGTCCAGCCCCAGGGTCACCGCCACCAACAACCAGAAGGCGGTGATCAAGGTGGGTAACGACGAATACTTCGTCACCGACGTGTCGTCCCAGCTCACCAACAACACCACCAACAACACGGTCAGCTCCGATATCGAGCTGACCCCTTTCTTCTCCGGTATCGCCCTGGACGTGACGCCGCAGATCAGTGCCGACGGCCAGGTGCTGCTCCATGTGCACCCCTCGGTCACCGACGTGGAAGAACAGGTGAAAACCCTGACCATCTCCGGGGCCGACCAGCCCACCACCTTGCCCCTGGCCCGCAGCGCCATCCGCGAGTCCGACACCGTGGTCAAGGCCAGTTCCGGGGACGTGGTGGTGATCGGGGGCCTGATGCGTACCAACACCCGCCAGCAGGTGTCCAAGACACCGCTGCTGGGGGACATTCCCTGGCTGGGCGAGCTCTTTACCAGCCGCCGCGACCTTAAGGAAAAGACCGAACTGGTGATCATGCTCAAACCCACAGTGGTGGGTACCGCCGGCTGGCAATCGGAGATAGAACGCTCCAAGGCCCTGCTGGACAAGTGGTATCCCAAGGCCAAGTGA
- a CDS encoding biogenesis protein MshI produces the protein MGWTFRKPAPKQWGLALYQQRICLADTQGASQSWPCQSAGDWPGLLAGLPVGPGDQVKVILPHSELHGLSLDKPRSEPVQEALFWALKDAVPIAPQDLQFDYYDPPAQPMGAERVNVVCTSKDLLKGICQALPAQVLAVSNEDMVLRHLFPAQAEGRPLLLLRLNGDGDLQLAIYHQGMLYFSRWLQGYRLGNEDQDPYLLAERLALDIQRALDYLESQLRQPPIDCIVLALSNLLDEALGPLLADTFGLPVQTLGQRLAINDTDWAALAAARGADEALA, from the coding sequence ATGGGATGGACTTTCCGTAAACCGGCCCCTAAACAATGGGGTCTGGCCCTGTACCAGCAACGGATCTGCCTGGCGGACACCCAGGGAGCCAGCCAGTCTTGGCCCTGCCAAAGTGCCGGCGATTGGCCCGGCTTGCTGGCCGGCCTGCCGGTAGGGCCAGGGGATCAGGTCAAGGTGATACTGCCCCACAGCGAGTTGCACGGCCTGTCGCTAGATAAGCCCCGCAGCGAGCCGGTACAAGAGGCCCTGTTCTGGGCCCTCAAGGATGCCGTCCCCATCGCTCCCCAGGATCTGCAATTCGACTACTACGATCCCCCGGCCCAACCCATGGGTGCCGAGCGGGTCAATGTGGTGTGTACCTCCAAGGATCTCCTCAAGGGCATCTGCCAGGCTTTGCCGGCCCAAGTGCTGGCCGTTTCCAACGAAGACATGGTGCTCAGGCACCTGTTCCCGGCCCAGGCCGAGGGGCGGCCGCTGCTGCTGCTGCGCCTTAACGGTGACGGCGACCTGCAGCTGGCCATCTACCACCAGGGCATGCTCTATTTTTCCCGCTGGCTGCAGGGCTATCGCCTTGGCAACGAAGACCAGGACCCTTACCTGCTGGCCGAGCGCCTGGCCCTGGATATCCAAAGGGCCTTGGACTACCTGGAAAGCCAGCTGCGCCAACCCCCCATCGACTGTATCGTGCTGGCCCTGTCCAACCTGCTGGACGAGGCCCTTGGCCCCCTGCTGGCCGACACCTTTGGCTTGCCGGTACAGACCCTGGGCCAGCGCCTGGCCATAAACGACACCGATTGGGCAGCCCTGGCTGCCGCGAGGGGAGCCGATGAAGCACTGGCTTAA
- a CDS encoding 1-aminocyclopropane-1-carboxylate deaminase/D-cysteine desulfhydrase, translated as MNVKIPSPVQIAKDPLLVERQITLTIKRDDLIHPLVSGNKWRKLKYPLQAAKAEGPPGVLSLGGPYSNHLLALAGACQALGLACAALVRGHEQQTPTLEQCQALGMSLTFIDRNQYRQRHDPQWQAHWQARYPGWLLLPEGGSAPDALPGVAEWVAELPGGWTQLWLPVGSGGTLAGTVLGAGGQGQVVGVPVVKDQSLPARIQQLLVSQGCSHQNYQLRWGHEGGGFGKFTPAMGEQIRQLAQRLALPLEPLYSGKLMLALWQAIATGELDGQHLVLLHTGGLQSLDGFRAQGRWP; from the coding sequence GTGAACGTTAAAATTCCGTCACCAGTCCAGATTGCCAAGGATCCCCTGCTGGTGGAAAGGCAGATCACCCTGACCATAAAGCGGGATGACCTGATCCACCCCCTGGTGTCCGGCAACAAGTGGCGCAAGCTCAAATACCCCCTGCAGGCCGCCAAAGCCGAGGGCCCCCCCGGGGTACTGAGCCTGGGCGGCCCCTACTCCAACCACCTGCTGGCCCTGGCCGGTGCCTGCCAGGCTCTGGGCCTGGCCTGTGCCGCTTTGGTAAGGGGCCATGAGCAGCAGACCCCCACCTTGGAGCAATGCCAGGCCCTGGGCATGAGCCTGACCTTTATCGACCGGAACCAATACCGCCAGCGCCATGACCCCCAATGGCAGGCCCATTGGCAGGCCCGGTATCCGGGTTGGCTGCTGTTGCCGGAAGGAGGCTCGGCGCCGGATGCCCTGCCCGGAGTAGCAGAGTGGGTAGCGGAACTGCCCGGAGGCTGGACCCAGCTTTGGCTACCGGTGGGATCGGGGGGCACCCTGGCCGGCACCGTGCTGGGCGCCGGTGGCCAGGGCCAAGTGGTGGGGGTGCCTGTGGTGAAAGACCAGAGCCTGCCGGCGCGTATTCAGCAGCTATTGGTCAGCCAGGGCTGTTCCCATCAAAACTACCAGCTGCGCTGGGGTCACGAAGGGGGCGGCTTTGGCAAATTCACCCCGGCCATGGGGGAGCAAATCCGCCAGTTGGCCCAGCGCCTGGCCCTGCCCCTGGAGCCCCTTTACAGCGGCAAGCTGATGCTGGCCCTGTGGCAAGCCATAGCAACCGGCGAACTAGACGGCCAGCATCTGGTACTGCTGCACACCGGCGGCCTGCAAAGCCTGGACGGCTTTCGCGCCCAGGGCCGCTGGCCTTAG